In one window of Archocentrus centrarchus isolate MPI-CPG fArcCen1 chromosome 11, fArcCen1, whole genome shotgun sequence DNA:
- the LOC115788026 gene encoding sialidase-1-like, with amino-acid sequence MAAGNWLAALWLLLSVVAPSCVCTISPQQLDPLVFEEQLLWVSGAQGQVNTYRIPLLTFTPKGSLLAFAEARKTSSSDMGAKFIAMRRSTDKGATWSPTTFIVDDGTKPDGLNLGSAVVDEEVGSVILIYDVCFYLNHCSPPSIMMVESRDDGLSWSPPRNLSVMLGVKNFIPGPGLGLQKRYNPAKGRLVVCGHGTLNGDGVFCILSDDHGDTWYNGAALKSIPYNQKKKPQDFSPDECQPIELQNGTIAINVRNQNRYHCRCRIVVHSYDGGLTLPLEGLVFDEALVDPVVAAGTLQKEGVIYFTNPCSEDKRVNLTLKWSLTDGTSWEKKATQIWAGPSGYSCITSLDSGSVEDRKYIFVIYEKGHKDYYETVSFAKIHLYSGR; translated from the exons ATGGCAGCAGGAAATTGGCTCGCTGCACTGTGGTTACTGCTCTCTGTTGTGGCGCCTTCATGTGTTTGTACCATCAGCCCTCAGCAG CTCGACCCTCTGGTGTTTGAGGAGCAGCTGCTGTGGGTGAGTGGAGCCCAGGGGCAGGTGAACACCTACAGGATCCCGCTGCTCACCTTCACCCCCAAAGGAAGCCTGCTGGCTTTTGCAGAGGCCAGGAAGACATCGTCTTCTGACATGGGAGCTAAATTCATTGCAATGCGGCGCTCCACAGACAAAG GAGCCACCTGGTCCCCCACCACCTTTATCGTTGACGATGGTACGAAGCCGGACGGCCTGAACTTGGGTTCTGCTGTGGTGGACGAGGAAGTGGGCTCAGTGATTCTGATCTACGACGTCTGCTTCTACCTCAACCACTGCAGCCCACCCAGCATCATGATGGTGGAGAGCCGGGATGATGGCCTCAGCTGGAGCCCGCCCAGAAACCTATCGGTTATGCTCGGCGTGAAGAACTTCATTCCCGGGCCGGGCCTCGGCCTCCAG AAGCGCTACAATCCTGCAAAGGGGAGGTTGGTGGTTTGTGGTCACGGGACGCTGAATGGGGATGGTGTTTTCTGTATCCTGAGCGACGACCACGGAGATACCTGGTATAACGGTGCGGCGCTGAAAAGTATCCCCTACaaccagaagaagaagccaCAGGACTTCAGTCCTGACGAGTGCCAG CCGATTGAGTTGCAGAACGGCACCATCGCCATCAATGTGCGGAACCAGAACAGGTACCACTGTCGGTGTCGCATTGTGGTGCACAGCTATGATGGAGGGTTGACCCTGCCCTTGGAAGGCCTGGTCTTTGACGAGGCACTGGTGGATCCTGTAGTGGCAGCTGGAACTCTGCAAAAAGAGGGAGTGATCTACTTCACCAACCCCTGCAGCGAGGACAAGA GAGTGAACTTAACCCTAAAGTGGTCCCTGACAGACGGCACATCTTGGGAGAAAAAAGCCACACAGATATGGGCCGGACCGAGCGGCTACTCCTGCATCACGTCACTGGACAGCGGTTCTGTAGAGGACCGCAAGTACATCTTTGTCATCTACGAGAAGGGCCACAAGGACTATTATGAGACCGTCTCATTCGCCAAGATCCACCTGTACAGTGGCCGTTAG
- the LOC115788027 gene encoding sialidase-1-like, whose product MAAGSRLVALWLLLCLCNISTQQIDPLVFEEQLLWVSGAQGQVNTYRIPLLTFTPKGSLLAFAEARKTSSSDIGAKFIAMRRSTDKGATWSPTTFIVDDGTKPDGLNLGSAVVDEEVGSVILIYDVCFYLNHCSPPSIMMVESRDDGLSWSPPRNLSVMLGVKNFIPGPGLGLQKRYNPAKGRLVVCGHGTLEGDGVFCILSDDHGDTWYNGAALKSIPYNQKKKPQDFNPDECQPIELQNGTIAINVRNQNRYHCRCRIVVHSYDGGLTLPLEGLVFDEALVDPVVAAGTLQKEGVIYFTNPCSEDKRVNLTLKWSLTDGTSWEKKATQIWAGPSGYSCITSLDSGSVEDRKYIFVIYEKGHKDYYETVSFAKIHLYSGR is encoded by the exons ATGGCAGCAGGAAGCCGGCTCGTTGCGCTGTGGTTACTGCTCTGTCTTTGTAACATCAGCACTCAGCAG ATCGATCCTCTGGTGTTTGAGGAGCAGCTGCTGTGGGTGAGTGGAGCCCAGGGGCAGGTGAACACCTACAGGATCCCGCTGCTCACCTTCACCCCCAAAGGAAGCCTGCTGGCTTTTGCAGAGGCCAGGAAGACATCGTCTTCTGACATTGGAGCTAAATTCATTGCAATGCGGCGCTCCACAGACAAAG GAGCCACCTGGTCCCCCACCACCTTTATCGTTGACGATGGTACGAAGCCGGACGGCCTGAACTTGGGTTCTGCTGTGGTGGACGAGGAAGTGGGCTCAGTGATTCTGATCTACGACGTCTGCTTCTACCTCAACCACTGCAGCCCACCCAGCATCATGATGGTGGAGAGCCGGGATGATGGCCTCAGCTGGAGCCCGCCCAGAAACCTATCGGTTATGCTCGGCGTGAAGAACTTCATTCCCGGGCCGGGCCTCGGCCTCCAG AAGCGCTACAATCCTGCAAAAGGGAGGTTGGTGGTTTGTGGTCACGGGACGCTGGAGGGGGATGGTGTTTTCTGTATCCTGAGCGACGACCACGGAGATACCTGGTATAACGGTGCGGCGCTGAAAAGTATCCCCTACaaccagaagaagaagccaCAGGACTTCAATCCTGACGAGTGCCAG CCGATTGAGTTGCAGAACGGCACCATCGCCATCAATGTGCGGAACCAGAACAGGTACCACTGTCGGTGTCGCATTGTGGTGCACAGCTATGATGGAGGGTTGACCCTGCCCTTGGAAGGCCTGGTCTTTGACGAGGCACTGGTGGATCCTGTAGTGGCAGCTGGAACTCTGCAAAAAGAGGGAGTGATCTACTTCACCAACCCCTGCAGCGAGGACAAGA GAGTGAACTTAACCCTAAAGTGGTCCCTGACAGACGGCACATCTTGGGAGAAAAAAGCCACGCAGATATGGGCCGGACCGAGCGGCTACTCCTGCATCACGTCACTGGACAGCGGTTCTGTAGAGGACCGCAAGTACATCTTTGTCATCTACGAGAAGGGCCACAAGGACTATTATGAGACCGTCTCATTCGCCAAGATCCACCTGTACAGTGGCCGTTAG
- the LOC115787894 gene encoding sialidase-1-like, giving the protein MAAGSRLVALWLLLCLCNISTQQIDPLVFEEQLLWVSGAQGQVNTYRIPLLTFTPKGSLLAFAEARKTSSSDIGAKFIAMRRSTDKGATWSPTTFIVDDGTKPDGLNLGSAVVDEEVGSVILIYDVCFYLNHCSPPSIMMVESRDDGLSWSPPRNLSVMLGVKNFIPGPGLGLQKRYNPAKGRLVVCGHGTLNGDGVFCILSDDHGDTWYNGAALKSIPYNQKKKPQDFSPDECQPIELQNGTIAINVRNQNRYHCRCRIVVHSYDGGLTLPLEGLVFDEALVDPVVAAGTLQKEGVIYFTNPCSEDKRVNLTLKWSLTDGTSWEKKATQIWAGPSGYSCITSLDSGSVEDRKYIFVIYEKGHKDYYETVSFAKIHLYSGR; this is encoded by the exons ATGGCAGCAGGAAGCCGGCTCGTTGCGCTGTGGTTACTGCTCTGTCTTTGTAACATCAGCACTCAGCAG ATCGATCCTCTGGTGTTTGAGGAGCAGCTGCTGTGGGTGAGTGGAGCCCAGGGGCAGGTGAACACCTACAGGATCCCGCTGCTCACCTTCACCCCCAAAGGAAGCCTGCTGGCTTTTGCAGAGGCCAGGAAGACATCGTCTTCTGACATTGGAGCTAAATTCATTGCAATGCGGCGCTCCACAGACAAAG GAGCCACCTGGTCCCCCACCACCTTTATCGTTGACGATGGTACGAAGCCGGACGGCCTGAACTTGGGTTCTGCTGTGGTGGACGAGGAAGTGGGCTCAGTGATTCTGATCTACGACGTCTGCTTCTACCTCAACCACTGCAGCCCACCCAGCATCATGATGGTGGAGAGCCGGGATGATGGCCTCAGCTGGAGCCCGCCCAGAAACCTATCGGTTATGCTCGGCGTGAAGAACTTCATTCCCGGGCCGGGCCTCGGCCTCCAG AAGCGCTACAATCCTGCAAAGGGGAGGTTGGTGGTTTGTGGTCACGGGACGCTGAATGGGGATGGTGTTTTCTGTATCCTGAGCGACGACCACGGAGATACCTGGTATAACGGTGCGGCGCTGAAAAGTATCCCCTACaaccagaagaagaagccaCAGGACTTCAGTCCTGACGAGTGCCAG CCGATTGAGTTGCAGAACGGCACCATCGCCATCAATGTGCGGAACCAGAACAGGTACCACTGTCGGTGTCGCATTGTGGTGCACAGCTATGATGGAGGGTTGACCCTGCCCTTGGAAGGCCTGGTCTTTGACGAGGCACTGGTGGATCCTGTAGTGGCAGCTGGAACTCTGCAAAAAGAGGGAGTGATCTACTTCACCAACCCCTGCAGCGAGGACAAGA GAGTGAACTTAACCCTAAAGTGGTCCCTGACAGACGGCACATCTTGGGAGAAAAAAGCCACGCAGATATGGGCCGGACCGAGCGGCTACTCCTGCATCACGTCACTGGACAGCGGTTCTGTAGAGGACCGCAAGTACATCTTTGTCATCTACGAGAAGGGCCACAAGGACTATTATGAGACCGTCTCATTCGCCAAGATCCACCTGTACAGTGGCCGTTAG